In Aerococcus loyolae, a genomic segment contains:
- a CDS encoding MalY/PatB family protein, which yields MNKADLIVDRRGTQTTKWGQLENAFGDSDLIPLWIADMDFATAPEIKQVLHDYVEQNQYGYAPVRPEYYQAIIDWTKKHFDYDTEKDWYFYTPGVCTGIAYVLVALLNEGDKVLIQNPVYNPFRTVVEEANRTLVMQDLLGDDDSGYRIDFVALEKAFKEDDIKALLFCSPQNPTGRVWTEEELKQVVALCKQYDVLLISDEIHRDFVWQGHHHIAIDQLAQAQDFDQVITLTAGSKTFNLAQFTHSLMIVRDPDLRAKIQAFYDKLHLNNPGSPAGYLALEAAYRHGEDWLATIKEIIYQNYQNLRDTLKKALPEIKVADLEATYLMWIDLGAYVPSKDLKHVVQDKARLAVNYGHTYWPTKAKDTHIRINLGTDPALIEVAGKNLVQAIKDYQSEN from the coding sequence ATGAATAAAGCAGATTTAATCGTAGATAGAAGAGGGACGCAAACCACCAAGTGGGGACAGCTAGAAAATGCCTTTGGGGACAGTGACTTGATTCCTTTGTGGATCGCGGACATGGATTTCGCGACAGCACCGGAAATCAAGCAAGTCCTTCACGACTATGTGGAACAAAACCAATATGGCTACGCCCCTGTGCGGCCGGAATACTACCAAGCCATTATTGACTGGACCAAGAAGCATTTCGACTATGACACCGAAAAAGACTGGTATTTCTACACCCCGGGAGTGTGTACTGGGATTGCCTATGTCTTAGTGGCGCTCTTGAATGAAGGCGATAAGGTCCTCATTCAAAATCCGGTCTACAATCCCTTCCGTACTGTGGTGGAAGAAGCCAACCGCACCTTAGTGATGCAAGACTTACTTGGCGACGATGACAGTGGCTACAGGATTGATTTTGTGGCCTTAGAAAAAGCCTTCAAGGAAGACGATATCAAGGCTCTCCTCTTCTGTTCACCGCAAAACCCAACCGGTCGGGTGTGGACCGAGGAAGAGCTCAAGCAAGTCGTTGCCCTCTGTAAGCAATATGATGTCTTACTAATTAGTGATGAAATCCACCGTGACTTTGTCTGGCAAGGCCACCATCACATCGCTATCGATCAATTGGCCCAAGCACAGGATTTTGACCAAGTGATTACCTTAACAGCAGGCTCCAAGACCTTTAACTTGGCCCAATTCACTCACTCCCTGATGATTGTCCGTGACCCGGACTTACGGGCTAAGATCCAAGCCTTCTATGACAAGTTGCATTTGAATAATCCTGGGTCTCCAGCTGGATATCTAGCTCTTGAAGCGGCTTACCGCCACGGGGAAGACTGGTTAGCGACCATTAAGGAAATCATTTACCAAAACTACCAAAACTTGCGTGATACTCTCAAGAAAGCCTTACCTGAGATCAAGGTGGCCGACTTAGAAGCGACTTATCTGATGTGGATTGACTTGGGCGCTTACGTGCCAAGTAAGGACTTGAAGCATGTGGTCCAAGACAAGGCTAGACTAGCAGTGAATTATGGACATACCTATTGGCCTACTAAGGCGAAGGATACCCATATCCGGATTAATCTCGGGACAGACCCCGCGCTCATTGAAGTGGCCGGCAAGAACTTGGTCCAAGCCATTAAAGACTATCAAAGTGAAAATTAA
- a CDS encoding MerR family transcriptional regulator, translating into MAEKQLRRSRAVFPIGTVMKLTDLTARQIRYYEEQKLIAPHRTDTNRRMYSLNDVDRLLDIKDYLDDGYSIQMIYKIYNEPKDVLHESKQLTEDDVRRILYNEFLAAGGFDNVPGEKPRF; encoded by the coding sequence ATGGCAGAGAAACAATTGCGGCGGTCACGGGCGGTTTTTCCGATTGGGACAGTGATGAAACTAACCGATCTTACCGCGCGACAAATTCGTTATTATGAGGAGCAAAAATTAATTGCCCCCCACCGTACTGATACCAATCGGCGGATGTATTCTTTGAATGATGTGGACCGTTTACTGGACATTAAGGATTATCTTGATGATGGCTATAGTATCCAGATGATTTATAAAATTTATAATGAGCCTAAAGACGTGCTCCATGAGAGTAAGCAATTAACTGAGGATGATGTCCGTCGTATTCTTTATAATGAGTTTCTCGCCGCCGGGGGCTTTGATAATGTCCCAGGAGAGAAACCGCGCTTTTAA
- the msrA gene encoding peptide-methionine (S)-S-oxide reductase MsrA, which produces MSQALATFAGGCFWCMVAPFERMPGILKVVSGYTGGHTENPTYREVCRGGTGHTEAVQITYNPELISYQDLVEIYWQQTDPTDAMGQFADRGDSYRPVIFYHNDQQKAIAQASKEALEASGRFDQPIVTQIEPAQTFYPAEDYHQDFHAKNPDHYQAYRQGSGRQAFIDKHWQD; this is translated from the coding sequence ATGAGTCAAGCATTAGCAACTTTTGCCGGGGGCTGTTTTTGGTGCATGGTGGCACCTTTTGAAAGGATGCCCGGTATCTTAAAAGTCGTGTCTGGTTACACAGGTGGTCACACTGAAAACCCGACTTATCGCGAAGTGTGTCGGGGAGGAACGGGCCATACCGAAGCGGTACAAATCACCTATAATCCTGAGTTAATTTCCTACCAAGACCTGGTGGAAATTTATTGGCAACAAACGGACCCCACTGACGCTATGGGCCAATTTGCTGACCGGGGGGACTCCTACCGCCCGGTGATTTTCTACCACAATGACCAACAAAAAGCCATCGCCCAAGCCTCTAAGGAAGCCTTGGAAGCAAGCGGTCGTTTTGACCAACCCATTGTCACTCAAATTGAACCCGCCCAAACTTTCTATCCTGCTGAAGACTACCACCAAGACTTCCATGCCAAGAATCCTGACCACTACCAAGCCTATCGCCAAGGATCGGGCCGGCAAGCCTTTATCGACAAGCACTGGCAGGATTAA
- a CDS encoding LytTR family DNA-binding domain-containing protein, with product MDDSPINIRQAIDPSLKETYITIHAPSEDQAQILAKQLSSYLRPNPKDIALKIDDQYFILHTEDILYLEVNQGLLTITTSKGNYQCRQSLSSLADKLNRQDFIRISKYAMVRIQAIERLEMAFSGNMYAYLRTGQRVNVSRRFVNQLKDRLGI from the coding sequence ATGGATGACAGCCCGATTAATATTCGCCAAGCTATTGATCCTAGCCTAAAAGAAACTTATATCACCATCCATGCCCCAAGCGAGGACCAAGCCCAAATCTTAGCAAAGCAACTCAGTTCCTACTTAAGACCAAACCCGAAAGATATCGCCCTGAAAATCGACGACCAGTACTTTATCCTCCATACTGAGGACATCCTCTACTTGGAAGTCAACCAGGGCCTCTTAACCATTACCACCAGCAAGGGCAACTACCAATGCCGGCAAAGCCTCTCTAGCCTAGCTGACAAATTGAACCGCCAAGATTTTATCCGTATTTCTAAGTACGCTATGGTACGCATCCAAGCCATTGAGCGTTTGGAGATGGCCTTTTCTGGGAATATGTACGCCTATCTAAGGACCGGGCAGCGGGTGAATGTTTCCCGTCGTTTTGTCAACCAGCTCAAAGATCGCTTAGGAATCTGA
- a CDS encoding HAD family hydrolase: MIQAVGWDLDDTLYDRNLPYLAVYQYMEENVIETGIGFETFNYFYQMNSDIEFRRYTDGQASVDQYRNNRVLMTYAQFGFTIKKKDAILFNQKYEEAKEDIVLRPGAKACLDLLQEAGVQLFLLTNGPAQQAHKVDLLGLEDYFDAKNTFISSQMGTAKPAKEIFQKVEESLDLNPATTLYIGDNYEADMLGATHAGWQGLFLNVHHKKAEDIEDKIPVCEDMEAVYDFLSQAELN; the protein is encoded by the coding sequence TTGATTCAAGCAGTAGGCTGGGATTTGGATGATACCCTATATGACCGTAACTTACCTTATTTAGCCGTTTACCAGTATATGGAAGAGAACGTGATCGAAACTGGCATTGGTTTTGAGACCTTTAATTATTTCTATCAAATGAATAGTGACATTGAGTTTCGTCGCTATACGGATGGACAAGCTTCAGTGGACCAATATCGTAACAACCGAGTCTTGATGACCTATGCGCAGTTTGGTTTTACCATCAAGAAGAAGGACGCCATCCTCTTCAACCAAAAGTATGAAGAAGCCAAAGAAGATATCGTCTTACGACCAGGGGCTAAGGCCTGCTTAGACCTCTTACAAGAGGCAGGGGTACAGCTCTTCCTCCTAACTAACGGCCCTGCCCAACAAGCGCATAAGGTGGACCTCTTAGGGCTTGAGGACTATTTTGACGCAAAGAATACTTTCATCTCTAGTCAGATGGGCACCGCTAAACCAGCAAAAGAAATTTTTCAAAAAGTGGAAGAGTCTTTAGATCTAAATCCAGCCACGACCCTCTATATTGGCGATAACTATGAAGCGGATATGTTAGGGGCCACGCATGCTGGTTGGCAGGGTTTGTTTTTAAATGTCCACCACAAGAAAGCGGAAGATATCGAGGATAAGATTCCGGTTTGTGAAGATATGGAAGCTGTTTATGACTTTTTGAGTCAGGCGGAACTTAACTAG
- a CDS encoding HAD family hydrolase: MQAVLFDMDGVLVDSECTYLETKTQMLRDRGIDKDESYQYQFMGTTHEHMWQVMKAECQLPESVAYYIQEMNQRRHDMIARDGVKPIKGVVDFVKALHGAGLPLAVASSSPRAEIEHFMEELGLNDCFQVYVSGEEVAHSKPAPDIFIEAARQLGLSAGDCVVFEDTKNGSLAAHRSGAYTIGFENPDYPSQDLSAADEIISDFSKINLADFLKDFEQK, translated from the coding sequence ATGCAGGCAGTATTATTTGATATGGACGGGGTCCTGGTTGACTCTGAATGTACCTATCTGGAAACCAAGACACAAATGCTTCGGGACCGCGGCATTGATAAGGATGAGAGCTACCAATATCAATTTATGGGTACCACTCATGAACACATGTGGCAAGTCATGAAAGCAGAATGTCAACTACCAGAAAGCGTTGCTTATTACATTCAAGAAATGAACCAAAGACGCCATGACATGATCGCTCGTGATGGGGTCAAGCCGATTAAAGGGGTAGTGGACTTTGTCAAGGCCTTGCATGGGGCTGGCCTGCCCCTAGCTGTGGCTTCCTCTTCCCCGCGGGCAGAAATTGAACATTTTATGGAAGAATTAGGCCTCAACGACTGCTTCCAGGTCTATGTCAGTGGGGAAGAAGTCGCCCATTCTAAGCCAGCTCCTGATATTTTTATCGAAGCAGCCCGACAATTAGGCTTATCTGCAGGGGATTGTGTGGTCTTTGAAGACACAAAGAATGGTAGTTTAGCGGCTCATCGTTCAGGGGCCTACACCATTGGCTTTGAAAATCCTGACTATCCCAGTCAAGATCTATCGGCCGCTGATGAAATTATTTCTGATTTTTCTAAAATAAATTTAGCGGACTTCCTCA
- the guaD gene encoding guanine deaminase yields the protein MTQYFQGDLFHTPIYGQLDYVPQALIAVDDQGKIEAVTRQEDPAYNEELTKAQASSDFVRLEAGQYFLPGLVDLHIHAPQWPQAGIALDEPLNVWLDECTFPLEAKYADLDFARSVYSDLVQQLLARGTTTGLYFASAHLESSYELAKICAQAGQRGLVGKVVMDDPEANPPYYRDASTDQALQDTETFIQKVRQLAKDYKQGVYPVVTPRFVPSCTDEALAGLGALAQKYQAHVQSHCSEGQWEHDFVMERFQGKRDTEVLRDFGLLGPKSVMAHCNFLNEADGKIFQETGTGIGHCPYSNAYFANAVLPVKRLKAQGVNIGLGTDISGGFSPSLYENIRQAVVSSRILEDGVDTQIAPDERGVKDSRISLVEAFYLATKGGGESLDLPLGSIESGQACDLQLIDTKHANNILPDFAVFNDPREIFERIIYLVTPENIRKVWVQGDLVVDKG from the coding sequence ATGACCCAGTATTTCCAAGGTGACCTCTTCCATACTCCCATTTACGGCCAGTTAGACTATGTCCCCCAGGCGCTAATCGCAGTGGATGATCAAGGAAAGATTGAAGCCGTCACCCGCCAAGAGGACCCTGCTTACAATGAAGAATTGACCAAAGCCCAAGCTAGCAGCGATTTTGTTCGTTTAGAAGCTGGCCAATATTTTCTACCGGGCCTGGTAGATCTCCATATCCATGCACCCCAATGGCCCCAAGCCGGGATTGCCTTGGATGAACCCCTCAATGTCTGGTTGGATGAATGTACTTTTCCTTTAGAAGCCAAGTATGCCGATTTGGACTTTGCCCGCTCCGTTTATAGCGACCTGGTCCAACAATTACTGGCTCGTGGCACTACGACCGGCCTTTATTTTGCTTCTGCTCATCTGGAATCTTCCTATGAACTCGCCAAGATCTGCGCTCAAGCTGGTCAACGCGGTCTAGTAGGTAAGGTAGTCATGGATGACCCTGAAGCTAACCCACCCTACTACCGGGATGCTTCAACTGACCAAGCCCTTCAAGACACCGAGACCTTTATCCAAAAGGTCCGTCAATTAGCTAAAGACTACAAACAAGGGGTCTACCCAGTAGTTACTCCGCGTTTTGTCCCGAGTTGCACCGATGAAGCCCTAGCTGGATTAGGGGCCTTGGCGCAAAAATACCAAGCCCATGTCCAATCCCACTGTAGCGAAGGCCAATGGGAACACGACTTTGTGATGGAACGTTTCCAAGGCAAACGCGATACGGAAGTCTTACGCGACTTCGGTCTGTTAGGTCCTAAATCAGTCATGGCCCACTGTAACTTCCTCAACGAAGCAGACGGTAAGATTTTCCAAGAAACCGGGACCGGGATCGGCCACTGCCCTTATTCCAACGCCTATTTCGCTAATGCGGTTCTGCCGGTCAAGCGTTTGAAGGCTCAAGGAGTCAATATCGGCTTAGGAACAGATATTTCCGGGGGCTTCTCACCGAGTCTCTACGAAAATATCCGCCAAGCCGTGGTGTCTTCAAGAATCCTAGAAGACGGGGTGGATACCCAAATCGCCCCAGATGAACGCGGGGTTAAAGACAGCCGGATCTCCTTGGTCGAAGCCTTCTACCTAGCAACTAAAGGCGGCGGTGAATCGCTCGACCTCCCACTCGGTAGCATTGAAAGTGGTCAAGCTTGTGACCTACAATTAATCGACACCAAGCATGCCAACAATATCCTCCCTGACTTTGCTGTCTTTAATGATCCTAGAGAAATCTTTGAACGAATCATTTACCTAGTCACCCCGGAAAACATCCGTAAAGTTTGGGTTCAAGGTGACTTAGTGGTGGATAAGGGATAG
- a CDS encoding copper-translocating P-type ATPase, with product MTTACLNACPHACRQGARCTCQEQSCGGHESQESVRSNQQAGAKSYSQAADHHHHEAASCHSDAGHGDHASHADHQGHGGHHMGMMADMQERFWVVLVLTLPIAVLSPMLMMIFNYSITFPGQGWVEFLLGTIVFFYGGKPFLEHGWMEIQNKQPGMMLLITLGIVSSYLYSVLTTFFLDASMNYYFELATLILIMLLGHVIEMKSQMRANDDLESLANLLPNEASRITADGEIEVVAIDQLQVDDRVLVRPGEKVAVDGVIVSGHSSLDEAVITGESVPVSKEDGDQVIAGTINGDGALQVRVAKAGADSYVQQVLDLVKGAQAQKSKAQSLADRVAAWLFYIAFGIGVIALAIWWNLTTAATAIQFMVSTFVIACPHALGLAIPLVNAKSTSLAARSGLLVQNRIPFEQAYQVDTVVFDKTGTLTKGEFAVDGIYPLAGHSEDQVLTLAASLEQQSEHPIAKGIVKAAQGKEVKLKAVTDYHNHSGAGLEGRIDGDLVQILSPKATRQAGYDYDPRQLEKITKQAKTVVFVIQADQVIGALAVSDQVRPEAKAVIQELHDQGVEAVMLTGDNDQVAQAVAKEIGLDQVFSQVLPDQKSAAIQSLQNQGKSVMMVGDGVNDAPALAQAQVGVAIGAGTDVAMDSADIILVESQLKDVLNSLSLSQATNTKIKQNLAWGAGYNIFAIPLAAGLLAPLGLTLGPALSGILMSLSTVICAVNAQSLNFEKYD from the coding sequence ATGACAACAGCTTGCTTAAATGCCTGTCCCCATGCTTGCCGGCAAGGGGCGAGGTGCACCTGTCAAGAACAATCATGTGGCGGCCATGAAAGTCAAGAATCCGTGAGATCTAATCAACAGGCAGGCGCTAAGAGCTACAGTCAAGCAGCTGACCACCATCACCATGAAGCGGCCTCCTGCCACAGTGATGCTGGTCATGGCGATCATGCTAGCCACGCAGACCACCAAGGCCATGGCGGGCACCACATGGGGATGATGGCAGATATGCAAGAACGCTTCTGGGTGGTCCTAGTGCTCACCCTACCGATTGCGGTCTTATCCCCTATGTTAATGATGATTTTTAATTATTCCATTACTTTTCCGGGCCAAGGCTGGGTTGAATTTCTCCTCGGGACCATCGTTTTCTTCTATGGGGGAAAACCTTTCTTAGAACATGGCTGGATGGAAATTCAAAATAAGCAACCTGGCATGATGCTACTCATTACTTTGGGGATTGTGTCTTCCTACCTTTATAGTGTGTTGACCACCTTTTTCTTAGATGCCAGCATGAATTATTACTTCGAACTGGCCACTTTGATTCTCATCATGCTGCTTGGCCATGTGATTGAAATGAAGTCGCAAATGCGGGCCAATGATGACCTGGAATCCCTGGCAAATTTACTCCCTAATGAGGCCAGCCGCATCACCGCTGACGGAGAGATTGAAGTGGTTGCCATTGACCAACTGCAAGTCGACGACCGCGTCCTCGTCCGTCCTGGGGAGAAGGTGGCTGTTGACGGCGTTATTGTTAGTGGACACTCTAGCCTGGATGAAGCGGTCATTACCGGGGAATCCGTGCCCGTTTCCAAAGAGGATGGCGACCAAGTCATTGCCGGCACCATTAATGGCGATGGCGCCCTGCAAGTTCGAGTGGCTAAGGCAGGCGCCGATTCCTATGTCCAACAAGTCCTAGACCTGGTCAAAGGGGCCCAAGCCCAAAAATCCAAGGCCCAAAGCTTGGCTGACCGCGTAGCAGCTTGGCTCTTCTACATTGCCTTTGGAATAGGGGTTATCGCTCTCGCCATCTGGTGGAACCTCACCACGGCCGCAACCGCCATTCAATTCATGGTCTCTACCTTTGTGATTGCCTGCCCCCATGCCCTAGGACTGGCTATTCCTTTGGTTAATGCCAAGTCTACTTCCCTAGCGGCGCGCTCTGGTCTTTTAGTCCAAAACCGGATTCCTTTCGAGCAAGCCTACCAAGTGGACACCGTGGTTTTCGATAAGACCGGAACTTTAACCAAGGGTGAATTTGCGGTGGATGGGATTTATCCACTGGCTGGTCACAGTGAAGACCAAGTCTTAACCCTAGCAGCCAGTCTGGAACAACAATCCGAACACCCTATTGCTAAGGGCATTGTCAAGGCAGCCCAAGGCAAAGAGGTTAAATTAAAAGCGGTGACTGACTATCACAACCACAGTGGAGCTGGTTTAGAAGGACGAATTGACGGCGACTTAGTCCAAATCCTCAGCCCCAAAGCCACCCGCCAGGCCGGTTATGACTATGACCCAAGGCAATTGGAAAAGATTACCAAGCAAGCCAAGACTGTGGTCTTTGTGATTCAGGCTGACCAAGTGATTGGGGCCTTGGCCGTCTCTGACCAAGTCCGCCCTGAAGCGAAAGCAGTGATCCAAGAACTTCATGACCAAGGCGTAGAAGCGGTCATGCTGACTGGTGATAATGACCAAGTGGCCCAAGCCGTGGCCAAGGAAATCGGCTTAGACCAGGTCTTTAGCCAAGTGCTTCCTGACCAAAAATCAGCTGCCATCCAAAGCCTGCAAAATCAAGGCAAGTCCGTCATGATGGTTGGTGACGGGGTCAACGATGCCCCTGCTCTGGCCCAAGCCCAAGTGGGGGTCGCTATCGGTGCCGGCACCGATGTGGCTATGGATTCAGCCGATATAATCCTGGTGGAAAGTCAATTAAAAGATGTCTTAAATAGCCTGAGTCTCTCCCAAGCCACCAACACTAAAATTAAGCAAAACCTAGCCTGGGGAGCGGGTTACAATATCTTCGCTATCCCACTCGCAGCAGGTTTACTTGCCCCGCTGGGTTTGACTTTAGGACCTGCCCTATCCGGCATTCTCATGTCGCTTTCGACGGTTATCTGTGCGGTTAACGCCCAAAGTCTCAATTTTGAAAAATATGACTAA
- a CDS encoding dicarboxylate/amino acid:cation symporter, which translates to MARVLEKRKIGLVPRILLAIILGIIVGQLAFVPEWFFRLCVTFTGIFSSFLSFVIPFMIIGFVVQGIADLGQGAGKLLGITVLTSYVSTIVGGFLAYLMASQLFPFFISERLVERLTQTAPKLEPLFVIPIEPFFDVTGAIIFAFMMGLGIYWLRQHGRGQVLYEGFSDFGGIISQVLAKIVVPLLPIHIFCNISNLSYSGSVFAIISVFWKVFLCVILLQILYVAFLFILFGTYAGKNPWELMKNQIPAYMTAIGTQSSAATIPVNLKSAAKNEVSQDIANFVVPLCATIHLTGSMITITANATALLLIYGMPHQLTTILGFILTLGVCMVAAPGTPGGAIMSALPFLPMIGIVDPGMQQIMISLHLTQDSFGTAANISGDNAIAVFIDKIYHNYIKKSDTKSSDLA; encoded by the coding sequence TTGGCAAGAGTACTTGAAAAAAGGAAAATTGGCCTCGTTCCCCGGATTTTATTAGCAATTATTTTAGGGATTATTGTCGGGCAGCTGGCCTTTGTCCCGGAGTGGTTCTTTCGACTTTGTGTCACTTTTACCGGGATTTTCTCGAGTTTCTTGAGCTTCGTGATTCCCTTTATGATTATTGGTTTTGTGGTCCAAGGGATTGCCGATTTGGGCCAGGGAGCGGGTAAATTATTGGGCATTACCGTCTTAACCTCCTATGTATCGACCATTGTTGGCGGTTTTTTGGCCTATTTAATGGCTAGTCAGCTCTTTCCCTTCTTTATTAGTGAGCGTTTAGTCGAGCGCTTAACCCAAACAGCTCCCAAGTTGGAACCCCTCTTTGTGATTCCAATCGAGCCTTTCTTTGACGTGACTGGGGCGATTATTTTTGCCTTTATGATGGGACTTGGAATTTATTGGCTGCGCCAACATGGCCGTGGCCAGGTGCTTTATGAAGGCTTTAGCGATTTTGGTGGGATTATTAGTCAGGTCCTGGCTAAAATTGTGGTGCCATTGTTACCCATCCATATCTTCTGTAATATTAGTAATCTGTCCTATAGTGGTTCGGTGTTTGCGATTATTTCGGTCTTTTGGAAGGTCTTTCTCTGTGTGATTCTCCTACAGATTCTTTATGTGGCTTTTCTATTTATTTTATTTGGGACCTATGCGGGCAAGAATCCTTGGGAGCTGATGAAGAACCAAATTCCGGCCTATATGACTGCCATTGGGACTCAGTCTTCAGCGGCAACCATTCCGGTTAACTTGAAGTCAGCTGCTAAGAATGAAGTGTCTCAAGACATTGCCAACTTTGTCGTGCCCCTCTGTGCTACCATCCATTTGACTGGATCCATGATTACCATTACCGCTAATGCCACGGCCCTCTTATTAATTTACGGCATGCCCCACCAGCTCACTACGATTCTAGGCTTTATCTTAACTCTCGGGGTGTGCATGGTGGCTGCTCCGGGAACGCCAGGGGGAGCGATCATGTCCGCCTTACCTTTCTTACCGATGATCGGCATTGTGGACCCTGGCATGCAACAAATTATGATTTCCTTGCACTTGACCCAGGATTCCTTTGGGACCGCGGCCAATATTTCCGGAGATAATGCCATCGCTGTCTTCATCGACAAGATTTACCATAATTACATCAAAAAAAGCGATACAAAAAGTTCAGACCTGGCCTAG
- the rpiA gene encoding ribose-5-phosphate isomerase RpiA, with translation MDNKELVGRQAAYLVEDHTVVGLGTGSTAWYFIDELGKRVQEEGLDLQAVSSSVKSIDQAKALGIEVLPIDQVEAVDLTIDGVDEFTDDFDGIKGGGGALLEEKIVATYSQRIIWVAEERKHVKQLGAFPLAVEVIKNGHQHLFKHFEDKGYQPTMRKTETGELFHTDNDNYIIDLHLEAIKDPQALADELIHLVGVVEHGLFLGMTEDVLLAQDGEVYFVSGRPFPKVQ, from the coding sequence ATGGATAATAAAGAATTAGTTGGACGTCAAGCAGCTTATTTAGTAGAAGACCATACTGTAGTCGGCCTGGGTACTGGGTCAACGGCCTGGTATTTTATTGATGAATTGGGCAAACGGGTTCAAGAAGAGGGACTTGATTTACAGGCGGTTTCTTCTTCAGTGAAGTCCATTGACCAAGCCAAGGCCTTAGGCATTGAAGTGTTGCCGATTGACCAAGTTGAAGCGGTTGACTTAACCATTGATGGGGTGGATGAATTTACCGATGATTTTGACGGCATTAAGGGGGGCGGTGGTGCCCTCTTAGAGGAAAAGATCGTGGCAACCTATAGTCAACGAATTATCTGGGTCGCTGAGGAACGCAAACATGTGAAACAGCTAGGCGCCTTCCCGCTCGCCGTTGAAGTGATTAAAAACGGTCACCAACACCTCTTTAAACACTTTGAAGACAAGGGTTACCAACCCACCATGCGGAAAACGGAGACTGGCGAGCTCTTCCATACCGATAATGATAACTATATTATTGACTTACACTTAGAAGCCATTAAAGACCCACAAGCCCTCGCCGATGAACTCATCCATTTAGTTGGGGTGGTGGAACACGGCCTCTTCTTAGGGATGACTGAGGACGTTTTGTTAGCCCAAGACGGGGAAGTTTATTTCGTTTCGGGACGTCCCTTCCCCAAAGTACAATAA
- the serS gene encoding serine--tRNA ligase — protein sequence MIDVRLLRDNFDQVAEALKGRGVEKETLEHLRDLDQKRRQVIVEAENLKKERNIASDAIGQLKRNKENADDKIQEMKALGTKIKALDSDLDKLDQEEHDILARIPNLPAEGVPVGADEDENVEIHRHGDQPEFDFEVKAHWDLAEDLDILDWEAGAKVSGSRFVYYKGLGARLERALYNFMLDQHQKEGYMEMITPFLVNDTAMYGTGQFPKFTEDVYQITNEDQDLTLIPTAEVPLTNYFAKEILKEEDLPIRVTALSPCFRSEAGSAGRDTRGLIRMHQFQKVEMVKVATPDQSFDELEAMTENAENILDLLGLPYRRIVLCTGDMGFSSAKTYDIEVWMPAQNTYREISSCSNCVDFQARRAQVRYRDIDGKTQLAHTLNGSGLAVGRTVAAVLENGQNADGSITIPEVLVPYMGGVSQITKENARGLN from the coding sequence ATGATTGATGTGCGTTTATTACGGGATAATTTTGACCAAGTGGCTGAGGCTTTAAAGGGTCGGGGTGTTGAGAAGGAGACTCTCGAACACCTACGCGACCTCGACCAAAAACGCCGCCAAGTGATTGTAGAAGCGGAAAATTTGAAAAAGGAACGCAATATTGCTTCGGACGCCATTGGCCAACTCAAGCGCAATAAGGAAAATGCTGACGACAAGATCCAAGAAATGAAGGCTTTGGGAACCAAGATCAAGGCCTTGGATAGCGACTTGGATAAACTTGACCAAGAGGAACATGATATCTTAGCCCGGATTCCTAACCTTCCTGCTGAAGGCGTGCCGGTAGGGGCAGATGAAGACGAGAACGTGGAAATTCACCGCCACGGAGACCAACCTGAATTCGACTTTGAAGTCAAGGCCCACTGGGACCTCGCTGAAGACCTGGATATCCTTGACTGGGAGGCAGGGGCCAAGGTCTCGGGCTCACGTTTTGTCTATTATAAGGGCCTCGGGGCACGTTTAGAGCGGGCCTTATATAACTTCATGCTGGACCAACACCAAAAAGAAGGCTATATGGAAATGATCACGCCTTTCTTGGTCAACGATACGGCCATGTATGGGACTGGGCAATTTCCTAAATTTACCGAAGACGTCTACCAAATCACTAATGAAGACCAAGACCTCACCTTGATCCCAACGGCAGAAGTGCCTTTAACCAATTATTTTGCTAAGGAAATCTTGAAGGAAGAAGACCTGCCAATTCGAGTGACTGCTTTATCTCCTTGTTTCCGTTCTGAAGCCGGTTCCGCTGGACGCGATACCCGGGGCTTGATCCGCATGCACCAATTCCAAAAGGTGGAAATGGTGAAAGTGGCAACCCCTGACCAATCCTTTGATGAACTGGAAGCCATGACCGAAAACGCGGAAAATATTCTCGACTTACTCGGTTTACCTTACCGTCGGATTGTCCTCTGCACCGGAGACATGGGCTTTTCATCCGCTAAGACCTACGACATTGAAGTGTGGATGCCTGCCCAAAACACCTACCGGGAAATTTCTTCTTGCTCTAACTGCGTGGACTTCCAAGCACGCCGGGCCCAAGTTCGTTACCGCGATATTGACGGGAAGACCCAACTGGCCCACACCTTAAATGGATCAGGTTTGGCGGTAGGTCGGACCGTGGCTGCCGTATTAGAAAACGGGCAAAATGCTGACGGGTCGATCACTATTCCTGAAGTCCTAGTTCCTTACATGGGTGGGGTAAGTCAAATTACCAAGGAAAACGCTCGTGGCCTCAACTAA